TGTATTAGAGGAATATTCTCTACATATTAAGATATTTTTCTCATTAATTGAAAGAGCTTATGGTTTCCTGTGAAAATATTACAATTTTAGAattgaaaagttgcaaaagtaTTTTCAACAAACTAAGGTTTACAGAATTACGCAGACTTGTGTAAGTCTCTATTGTAAGAAGGGAAATTTACAAACAGCTGAGGGGAAATTGCAATTGACACAAAGACAATGTGCAGTATTacaatcattattattattgttttctgATTATGAATTGAATCACACTATGTGGATACAATATTACTTAAAAGATatttttgaaattaaacaacacaTCCAAAAGATGTTTTTTAGAAGATTTTACCCAAGTTATGATTGTCCAATGGTCATTATGCACCTCAAGTCTACTAATTACTAATGctgtttatcatttatttatcatCTTTATGTTAACATACTAGTGCAAACTTCCCAATCACAAACCTTAGAGCCCAGATGAAGCGCGTGGATGTATCGGCGACGTGCAGGAGACACCTGCCTCTGGAAATGCAGGGTGAGGTAGTCTGCCAGGAAGTGGCATGCATCCAGTCCAGGGCGACGATCGAGGGCACGCTCACAAACATCCAGACCAGCTGCAAAATCTGAGAGCCCGTCGAGTAACTAAACAAACCAAGGGAGGGACAAAGGATATTACAAGGACAGAAGAACACATagtaaaagaggaaaaaggTTTGAGAGGGTAAATGAGTTCTGAAAATGTtctgaaatgttaaaaaaaaatcttctaaGATCTTAGAAGAccttaaaaaaatcatatactTTGTCTACTTTATGttatgtagaaaaaaaattgcaaagctAATTAGTTTTTTCCCATGCAAAAGAAGAGTACACCACAGACACAAGTATATGATGCTGATTTTAAGTTAGTATTACATAAAGAGTTTTCTGGAAAGAAAACTTTGTGTGTTTGAACAGAGCTGAGTTATACCAGTTCAAGGATAAATTTAATGATACATGACCACACTCTAACAAATGTTTATACATCTCAAAATGGACTTCAATCTAAATTTCCAAGAAGTTGAACAATCTGGACCTGAAAAGCCTCATTTGTCTGTTCCTTTTCCAGTAGATGAAGCAAATGCTCAGTTTGCAGCTGCAGTCTCAGCTGATCTGATACAGGATACAGCTCTGTCCACTGTGCACAAAGATGAAATTcctgcaaaaacataaaaaccaaTTATAATGATAAGAATATACATAAACAACTGATTATTATGGAGAATAAGGTCTGTGTTAAGTTTTGGTAATAGTAATTTCCTGTCTAATGTCCTGTCAATAAATTGTTCTAACTAAGCTGCACCTACCTTTGCCTCGAGTATCATAGATAACACCGACTCAGAGTTTGTCTTGGATTCATTTCTCAGCTCCTGCCAAGTGCCCCAGGGCAATGAAGGCTGTAAATTCAACATCTGTGACAAGGAAGAGGACCACAAACAGTTGGCAGGATAGAATGGAAAGTCAAATAAAGTGTCTGAGTGGTATATTATATAATACATGTACACCATGCTGAACTCAAGTCATAATATCACTCCATTAAGAATTGGAGTCACTAAACTACCAAATACTGATTTGCAGTTGCAGAAGCCTTCTATAAGAAAGTCTACTAGCACATGTCTAAACTGTATTTCTGCAACTACTTTGTTAGAATATAGATTTATTTcccaataacaaaaaaaaaaaaaaaagtaactaaatTCTGCACTACCTGGTGGTAAAGGTCCAGTTCTTTCTTCTTGAGCTCTAGATCTGTTTTCAGTGAGATCTCTGTGCTCGGGTCATTAAGGCAAAACTCGAGCAGCTCCAGGCAGGCCAACAGTGGCCACCGCTCCAGAGCCTGGAGGGCAACACGGGCTCGCAGATTAGGATCCTGTACTCGGAACAGATGACCTATACCTTCATCTCCAtctgagcaaaaacaacaagcatttTAGTTAAAGTTGAAACAAATGGTACATTAAATtagtatatttttaattttaagatttttatGCTACATGGTTGCGATTACTACATTTGACCTcaagtatttaataaaaattttTATTGTCTTCGTATTCTGTTGATGCATAAAAATCTAACTTTTCAAGAGGCATCACTAGTAActtaaaatgtttagttttgtgTGAGCAATAGTCACAAACTTTCTctacaaatattttaaaaaaaaaaaacagaaaattagtTCCTTACCTTCTAAAGCACCACATGCAAGCAAGCGGTCTCTTAGCGCCCCCTCCTGGCTACAACTCTGCCCATAGAGCTCCAGCAGACTGAGGGCTCGGCTCAGGTCTCTGGAGGCAAGAGCCTTCTGGAAGGCGTCAGCAGCAACACCCTGAGCAACAAGTTCTTGCGGCCCAGACAGCAGGAGACTGATGAGTGGTTTCCCGCAGACAACTGCCCCAAATCCAACGGAGCTTTCCTCATTCTCGCTTAATGACATGCCCAGCACTGGTTCAGCCATGGTGTGAAGGTAAGCCTGGAGAATAGGGAACTCCCTCAGGAGGTTATCAGCTTCACGAGAAATCTGCTCACCATCTAAGACAACTTCTTTACGTCCGCTGCGGAAATATCCAGACCATCCAGAAGATTGTGTCCGGGCAGTTTCTCCTTTACAGGCGCTTAAACATGTCAGTGTGGCCAGTAAAGGGGAGCGAGACTTAAGGAAAGACAGAGCCGATGGTGTGAGAAGAAAAGAATtcaaggaggaagaagaagaggatgatGAAGACGAGGGTGGAGATGTGGAGAGGTGTGTGGGTGTAGAAGAATGATCCTCCACTGAGGCATCGGACTCAGAGCTCACATCAGACTGAGACTCGGCAAGTCCCAGGACTGTCATGTGATCCTGAGCATGGCATTGGAGTAGGTTAGACAACGCAGTAACACCAAACACACCATCTTCTTTCTTGCCCTCATCTGACTCTTTTCCATCATCTGGACAGGAGATCCACAGAGGAAGAGCCTCACAGCATCGCTGAACAATCACTTTTTGGATGCTTAGTCGCAGCCCTTCCTGTTCCAGCAAGGACAGTACTCTGGAAACATAACAAGGTATAAAAAGTCAGCATGTTGCTGCTAAACATAAACTATTTCTGTAGTTTTAAGCTactggatatatatatatatatatatatatatatatatatatatatatatatatatatatatatatatatatatatatatatatatatatatatatatatatatatatatatatatatatatatatatataacaactATGCATACTTGTCAGGAGATACTTGTCGGTCAAACAGCAGGTAAGAGAGAAGTTGAAATGGGGCTTGAAGCAACACTAGCAGTGGGTTTCCAAGCTTCACTTCAGTGTTCTGGTCTATTAGAAACAGCAAGAGATGCAAATCAGAGCAAGACCAGGGAGTAGAAGAGAAACACTCTACATTCACAATTTAGACAGGACTTAAAAGCTGTAAACATCACTCTAAGAATCAGAGATAACAGGTGGTGGAAGTGAGTATCAAGTAGTTATGACTGAGATGTAAAGTCTTCATTTTACCTTCTGAACTGAGGCTACGCACTAACACAGATGCTAGTGTGTTGATGTAATCAAAGAAACTGCGCACATAATCTGGTCTGCTAAGGTCTCTATCTGGCTCGAAGGGACAGAGGCTATCAAGAGAACGAAGTAGCTGCTTCATGCTGGAGCGCACCGGATGAACATCTAGTTCTGACTGCTTCAGACTGGCCTGCTCCACCAGAAGTGCCAGTAGAGCGCTCCCCACACTGCCCTCTATTATAagttaaaatgagaaaacacaaaacaggagAATACTTGTTtagctttttcaaaaacagaGGGGGTTTtaagttaaatatttaaattaaactgtTTGATCAAATGTAGCATATGTTAACTGTGCCAACCTGTGCCATCTGTAGCAGCACTCAGATTGTGCAAAGTGTTTTCCAAACGCTGCACCAGACTAAACCGAGCAGAAATAAATTCTTCACTCAGCGTTGGATAGCAACAGAGCAGTACTTCCTGGATGCAGCAACCAAATGGGCTGGCAAACACCTGGTCTTCCCCAACAGCTTCTACGAAGAAGAGTGAATCAGTAACAAAGACACTATTCTGCAAACTCAATTCATTCAGTTAACtcaagtgtttaaaaatgtGCATTCACCTGTTTTTATAGAACTTTTACCGGCGGTTGAATGATTTAGGATTTTGTTGATCTGTTGTAATACCATGGGAAATCCACAGATCCCCTCAGAATGAGGCACTTTAAGGTCAACTATTACTCCTGGGGAAGCAGACAGGGATAAACACAAGACACCATTTGCTCTCGTTCCCATCACCATGTCAAAATTAATTCTTCCAGATAGAAATTTGGGCTTCATACCTCGACCCTCCAGGCTGCTGTTGAGTCTGCGTTCAGCTGTGTCCAGCAGCTGTCGAGACGTCTTCCAGAGCTGACAGTGGCAACACGCCAGGTCAAAAGCAGCCATGGCTGCTGGACTGAGCTCCTCCAGCAATGTGTAAAGAAGGCCAGAGGCATCTGAAGAGTAGTGACTTAGCCAGTAGCCTTCCTCCAGTGAGGGCAGTTTGTGAGCAGGGGTGCTGAGGAGACGGTCTGCTATGTCTGAGATGGAGTAGAAAGCCACTCCTGAAGAAAAACATATGCATGAGTCAGTTGTCATGGTGCACAGATGCCTGTAAGTCTTTGCTGTGCTTTGCTATACTAATCTCTTCTAAAACCAATATAAAAAGAGGCCAAACTACTGCAAACAGGTATACCAAGTTAAAATGCACACTCGaactgaaaagcaaaatggGGAGAAAACTTTAGAACAAAGAGTcaaacctgcagcagcagcacttccAATGGCCTGCAGTGTCGATCGGCCGCTACTGCCCAGCCGACTCCTCCCTGTCCCTGACCCAGCTGCTGTCCCCAAGCCCTCTGATGAGGATGAGGACGAAGACATGGATTGACTCTCCATCTTTTGCTCCACCTGTGCCAACTCCACCAGGACTTCTTTGTAGCGCTCCATGAAGACCAGCTCGCCACAACAGGCAGACGCTTCCAGATCAAAAACCACAGACACCTGTCAAgaagcaaatgtttttaactggATGGAAAAAACTCTGACAATACTTACAAACGTCGccagagataaaaaaaaaaatcaggttaaTCAAAAAAGTTATTAACTGTAGTTCTGGTAAAGTGTAAACATGGCTAATGACCAACACAAAAGTGAACTTCTAATGTGTTATAAATGATGCTTGTAATCATATAATTAGTATGAGTGAGGTTGGagttaataataatataatgtcAATAATTTGAAGTGAGATAACTGCTCTAACAATAAAGaggaaaatgactttttttagCTTTGTTCAAACAAATAAGCAGACTGTTGCATCCAAATTTTATTAGAGACCTGATGAGCTTCCATGAAGTTTCCTCGTCGGATGCAGGACATTAGCAGAGACTCTGGAGGGGACAACATGGCAGGAACCAGCCAACTGTGGGGACCTCCACATGGACAAAACTCCAATTCCACAGAGCCTGTTGTCATTCCTCCTCCACCATCTGACAAAGTattaataaatgataataaaacaacaacagaaaaatgacTTTGAAGACAGAGGCAGtcaaacaaaaatacatttctccTACAGCTTTAAGACTTTAAGGAGTATTTACATATGTAAAGAAGAGCCAGATGTTTTTCCTTACCTGATGTGCTTGTGCTGACCTCtccattgtgtttttctgtggagGAGTGTCTCTCTATGCTATGCCTTCCTGGTTTCCTTCGCCTCCTCAGGCTCGAGCTCTTGCGGGGTCCCAGAGGAGTGACAGTACAGCCTACTGTTGACGTTGTAAGAGGACTTTCTGAACCTGCGGTTAAAACAATGTAACATCAAAGCTTCAAGAATTTATGATGAACAATTACCTAAGTATTAACATAGTCATATGTACTGGGTACAGTACATATGTCAGTTCCCAGTCAAATATGTTACTTAAACATacagaagaataaagaaaataaattgctAGCTCACCATTTCCAGTGCTCTGGTTGCTGGTAATAATCTGCAGCCTCCACTGAGCCTCCGCAGTGCGTTTGGTCAACCTCTGCAAGCGTGACCCAAATGACTCAGCAGTCACCGAGCAGCCCAAAgttgctgctgcctctgcttCTCGAGGCAATGCTCTTCCTTCCTCCCGTCCATCCTGCTGACCCACCACACACATTCCCTCCAGTCCTTCCTTCAACAGCTTTAAAAACCCCTCCATGCCACTCACATCAACCAGAAACCCCTTGCAGCCCTGGACAAAGTGTCCGAGGTCCAGGTGACTAGAGTGGGCTGCTGTTGGACTTGAACATAGCCTTTGATTccccttttttctctcctcagtGTTATCCATCTGTCCTTTGTTTTCTGAATCTGTATTTTTGTTTCCTGTATTTGGAAAGCAAGTGTCATTCCCTACATTCTGAtttgagtttgcatctttttgaCTCTGCTGAGCAAAGTCACTGGTGGAcagaaagaggagagaaaagatATTTTCCAAGAGCTCCAAGCGGAACATGGCCGGCACTGCCTCCAGATAGAGCTGACACTCAGACAGGTAGTGTTGAAACACCAAATGGCAAtctgaaaaacaacacaaccaaaaaaagtgaaaacattaGTAAACGGTAAACAACCTTGATGGCTTTAATACGTAGGAGTGGAAGTCCTTGTTCTGAGTCCCAGCTTGACCTTTAATGCAATTTCCTGGTCTTTCCCTGTGCTTCCTGTCTATATTTCTGTACTTCTAGAAGAAATTTGCCATTAAAACTTGGTTTGTAAACTGTAATGAGAgtgatgcagaaaaaaatgtgtacGTTTTTGCCAAAAGACTGTAATGAGAAAACAAGAGAGAAGACTTTTCTATCATCTATTATCAAAGTAAAGCTTCACTTTATAAAAGAAAGACGGCCTTGTTACCTTCTGGGGAAGCTGAGGTTTTATTTTGGTCCTTTTCTGCATCAGAGGGCTGGTACTGCTGCATGGGATCACACTTGGTGCAGTTTGAGTATTTATGTGCATTCACACAGAGTGCATAGATGGCATACTTCATGGCACAGAACCCCTGGAACAAAACTATGTTTCTTTGTACAACAGGGCTGAGAGTGCCAACTGCCCCAGCACCCTCTGcaagaaacacacatacacacaaataaaagAACCACAGACACCTTTAAATGTAAATACTATGCAGCATcaaattcattattttttactcatttgaacaaaaaaatgcaTAACGCAAACCTGCTTCTGGTAAATTTGGCAGTTGCTGTAATAGATCTAATATCCTGCGTTCTTCAAACTGAGCCAAAGGAGTCAGAGAATGCAGGATATAGAGGGCTGAGTGGTTGTCCAGAGTGTGAAGCTGTGCCAACAATGCCTCCATGGAAATCCCTCTagagacacaaaacacaaatatattAAAAGCTAAAGAGTAACTAGATAAGAATTAAATGACAGCAAGACTTAAATCTAGAGAAAGCCAGTGCTTACggattgttatttttacaccaTTCAAGTATTCCAAGCTGAGTTGACAAAAGATTAGAAAACTCTTGTAGAACTGAGTCATTGGCTGCTGCCTGAAAAGGTGAAAAGAGAGTATCAGTAAAGCACTACCTCCAAATattaaaaagatggaaaatgtCTTTAGAGGTTGAGGTGCATGTAGATGTCTGGAGAGCTAAATGATTCTGGCTGTGACCTGCTCTTTGTGAAGGATGCTGAGCAGCTTTTGAGCCGAGCTCAGACTGCGACACTGAGTCcatcccagcagcagcagcagacggGACAAGGGGTGGAACTCCAGCTGCAGCAAGTTTTTCAGCTGACTGAATTCCTCGTGTTTAATCAGGTCAAGTGCAGTAACCTACAGGAAGAACCCAGCTTTATTACATTACTCCATTTTATCTCATGCTGTTGGTTTACTAGACCATCAAGATACAGTatgcattataaaaaaaataccacGAAGCAACACTCTGTGCACTTTTTATTATATCTTGGAGGAATTTATATCTGGTTACTAAACTAGTATTACCAGTTTCCAGTTATTTACGTACCAAGACTTGCTCCAGGAAGTGCTTTCCACTACTAAGGCACTCAAAGTAGATAGTCTTCCAAATGGATGGACGGTCTTTGTGGCAACATAAACTGATGGTAAGTTGCTCTGCTTCAGGCAGCTCAACTAACAGGGGAATATAAAAATAGCAATTGAATTCATAACAGAACGAAAATGAATTTTTtaagcaaaacataaaaaataaaaataaaagaaatccaCACAATCCTGACTTTTATAGACTTtagtaaaatatttttgattAGATTTAGTCGGTTGAAATACAGCCAATGTAAAAGACAAAAacgattaaaaacaaaacaccaaccCTATTTTAAGTAATAATAAAATCTAAATCACAATAGTCAAAACAgaaaccaacaaaaacaaaacaaaaagaaaagaggaaatctTCTTCAGAGCCAGTTAAATCTGCCACAGCTTTACACCCACAGATGCAGAAGTGTGACTGAAAGAGGAAAGAGGTGATGCTAGCATTTCTCTTTGAGCACAATAAAGCAGAGGATGTCTGGTTTTTAAACTATAAATATATCATCAGTATCAAAACtataaaacaaaatgtcaaagtACCACAAAAACAGCTCATGGGGGAATTGACTTATAGGAACATGTGCTTGTGCTTCAAAGCAATTTGTCAAACTAACCAACAAGGAAACTGCTTAAAGTCTAACCACATATTCTAGCTAAAACCAGTAGGGTTTTTTGGATTGACTGGCCATCATACTGATCCTAAGGATCAAGCTAGAATAAgttttgatgcatgctcaatatCAACCCTTAGTGATCCTCTATGTATCAGGAGTATCAAAACAGTTGAGAAGCATCTTTTCTAAACACTGCGTCTCCATGGCTTTTAAACCCCCAAAACATGCTGCGCCAAAAaatggtccaccccaaggattggGTCCCCCGACACAGAGTAATACAGTGCCCACTGTTAAGTGCCAGAAGGATTGCcatgatttatacatcggggaaaccaaacaacctctggcgaagcggatggcacacaGAAGCGCTAattcatcaggccaggactccacGGTCTATTTACACCTAGAGGCCAGTGGTTTCtttttcaatgatgaggatgtacacatcctggacaggaaggaatgctggtttgagcgcggagtcaaggaggccatttacatgaaaagggaaaggacacctctgaatcgaggagggtacatctttcgccatcttacaatgctgtgattgcagcagtccccaactctctgtgaatggtactcatggccattgatcagtgggctttgatcagtggttgttgatcaatggtcatgacaatttgcatattaatgattaaggaactgacctcacagccaattgttctttcagtgggctagtttcagttattgtgcaaatgtactgtttataagattggggaaacctggagtcagctgagactgaagaagtcacttggatgcgTGATGAACCGTTTCTTCCACttaaaatgctacgtccagatgaacagaatcaaccttttaaGCTAGAATAAGGTTTATAGGACATGGAATGGTTGGCAGAATAATGTAAATTTCCTTAAATGGACTACCTTGTGTGTGAGGTGAGCTCCTCAGCAGATGATCTCTCTGCAGCCTGAGAGCAGTAGAGCAGTATGTCGAGACAAGTGCGTCACATTGAGGGCGAAGCAAGGAGCTGAGGATCCTCTCCTCTTTCAGGGGCCCCACTCTGGCTGCCCACAGTGCTTCACAAAGTGCCTCCAACTGCCCATCGCTTCTACGGGAGCTCCATGGCATCACAGCCAACACAGCGTATATCTCCTCCACCCACTCCTCCACATTCTCTGGCCTTCTCAGTTTCCTTATCAAGTGCTGGATGAATGCATTCTGTAAAGTATGGTCCTCTGTGCATGCCTGGTCAATGGATGAAATTAGGAAAAccgaaatgattttttttaaaatatgataaTTACACTGATATGACATTTTTCAAGTACTTTTAGTCATACATGGTAACGATATATTTGACTTTACCTGTAAGAAATGTGCTAAAGATTGAGCGAGTcttggcttttttttctccaacagGGTTAACAAACAAGACTCAACAGTAGCAGCAGTTGTTCTTGAACTCTCCACCACCTTTTGCTCAGACTGTTTATCCAAGAAAGCATGTTGCAACTCCTACAGAAAGATTGTGGTCATATAATTACAGAATAGCAAAAAGTTTTTATTGTCAAATGTAAGCTCGACTCTAGTTGGCAATAAAAAGCAAATTAACCTTGAGAACAGTCTTGGGTATGCCCTCTGACCCCAGTTCCTCCAGAAGTAACAAAAACTCCAGCTCTCTTCTGACATTAGGAGAAACctaaagttaaagaaaaagttttatataggtgtttttctgctctcatactgttcagctgtgatgttttaaacgcctttttacattatttacacaACAAAATATTATCTCTTTTTTTGCAAGAGCAAAAAGGTAttttttaatgttcaatattagttttaaaaaatatgtcaataataaaataataacaacagaaatttaaaattttttcacttttattataTATCGATCTTCTGTGACAGTTACCTGTTCTTCTGTCCATTTCTCCAAGACCTGCAGCCAAAACCAAGCCAGTCTATGTGGACTCCCTACTGACTCCCATCTACAAAAAACATTATTGGCACTCAATCATTTAAAGAAGCTCAAATACAAAATGTCTTCATAGCCTTTATTTCTTATTATAATTTACTTCTGACTCACTTTAAGCTGTAAGGATGGCTGACAATAGCCTTGATTATGTCCCGTAAATTTTCGGAAAGTCCTCCCTCAGAGTTAACCAGCTGTGGCACACAGGCCCTCGCCAGCTCCCACTCTCCATGCTGCAGGCACCTCTTGAAGTACTCAAATAGATCCTGAAGCGACGTCTCGGCTTCACAGCCAAAGGGATGCATGGTCACTTTCCCAGTGACGCTTTCTGCTCAGCAGTCACACCTGAAGACCCAACCTCACTACCAGG
This is a stretch of genomic DNA from Pelmatolapia mariae isolate MD_Pm_ZW linkage group LG16_19, Pm_UMD_F_2, whole genome shotgun sequence. It encodes these proteins:
- the zfyve26 gene encoding zinc finger FYVE domain-containing protein 26 isoform X3; the encoded protein is MHPFGCEAETSLQDLFEYFKRCLQHGEWELARACVPQLVNSEGGLSENLRDIIKAIVSHPYSLKWESVGSPHRLAWFWLQVLEKWTEEQVSPNVRRELEFLLLLEELGSEGIPKTVLKELQHAFLDKQSEQKVVESSRTTAATVESCLLTLLEKKKPRLAQSLAHFLQACTEDHTLQNAFIQHLIRKLRRPENVEEWVEEIYAVLAVMPWSSRRSDGQLEALCEALWAARVGPLKEERILSSLLRPQCDALVSTYCSTALRLQRDHLLRSSPHTQVELPEAEQLTISLCCHKDRPSIWKTIYFECLSSGKHFLEQVLVTALDLIKHEEFSQLKNLLQLEFHPLSRLLLLLGWTQCRSLSSAQKLLSILHKEQAAANDSVLQEFSNLLSTQLGILEWCKNNNPGISMEALLAQLHTLDNHSALYILHSLTPLAQFEERRILDLLQQLPNLPEAEGAGAVGTLSPVVQRNIVLFQGFCAMKYAIYALCVNAHKYSNCTKCDPMQQYQPSDAEKDQNKTSASPEDCHLVFQHYLSECQLYLEAVPAMFRLELLENIFSLLFLSTSDFAQQSQKDANSNQNVGNDTCFPNTGNKNTDSENKGQMDNTEERKKGNQRLCSSPTAAHSSHLDLGHFVQGCKGFLVDVSGMEGFLKLLKEGLEGMCVVGQQDGREEGRALPREAEAAATLGCSVTAESFGSRLQRLTKRTAEAQWRLQIITSNQSTGNGSESPLTTSTVGCTVTPLGPRKSSSLRRRRKPGRHSIERHSSTEKHNGEVSTSTSDGGGGMTTGSVELEFCPCGGPHSWLVPAMLSPPESLLMSCIRRGNFMEAHQVSVVFDLEASACCGELVFMERYKEVLVELAQVEQKMESQSMSSSSSSSEGLGTAAGSGTGRSRLGSSGRSTLQAIGSAAAAGVAFYSISDIADRLLSTPAHKLPSLEEGYWLSHYSSDASGLLYTLLEELSPAAMAAFDLACCHCQLWKTSRQLLDTAERRLNSSLEGRGVIVDLKVPHSEGICGFPMVLQQINKILNHSTAGKSSIKTEAVGEDQVFASPFGCCIQEVLLCCYPTLSEEFISARFSLVQRLENTLHNLSAATDGTEGSVGSALLALLVEQASLKQSELDVHPVRSSMKQLLRSLDSLCPFEPDRDLSRPDYVRSFFDYINTLASVLVRSLSSEDQNTEVKLGNPLLVLLQAPFQLLSYLLFDRQVSPDKVLSLLEQEGLRLSIQKVIVQRCCEALPLWISCPDDGKESDEGKKEDGVFGVTALSNLLQCHAQDHMTVLGLAESQSDVSSESDASVEDHSSTPTHLSTSPPSSSSSSSSSSLNSFLLTPSALSFLKSRSPLLATLTCLSACKGETARTQSSGWSGYFRSGRKEVVLDGEQISREADNLLREFPILQAYLHTMAEPVLGMSLSENEESSVGFGAVVCGKPLISLLLSGPQELVAQGVAADAFQKALASRDLSRALSLLELYGQSCSQEGALRDRLLACGALEDGDEGIGHLFRVQDPNLRARVALQALERWPLLACLELLEFCLNDPSTEISLKTDLELKKKELDLYHQMLNLQPSLPWGTWQELRNESKTNSESVLSMILEAKEFHLCAQWTELYPVSDQLRLQLQTEHLLHLLEKEQTNEAFQLLDGLSDFAAGLDVCERALDRRPGLDACHFLADYLTLHFQRQVSPARRRYIHALHLGSKVLLTLPPAARQDYFPLLSDPLLMLEQLLMNLKVDWADVAVRTLRSLLVGQEAGFSAEDIDTLLADYACKALDFSCAPRERARSDSVISLQEALIQCPAQDSSLSSSRVESPAPSRSSTPTHTASGSSTDREKDRGSAGKKRHSPAKFQPPDQPPARKDWVPDTQQHVCMVCKRERFTMFNRRHHCRRCGRLVCNACSEKKMPVDGCPGDEVRVCDQCYTYFHPDTDDELEPAEAVDGSPVVTEQFPLDGMLHLPEVVHRQFLLSTNPAQNQHLRNEFYYEQAPSAYLCVAILSLHSDQTACGHQLISHCRSLSRKLTNPEVDACLLTDIMRRLLFSAKLMFVKVGRSHDLALCDSYISKVDVLKILVTANYKYVPSLDDILETSAVTRLRNQLLEAEHYQLAVEVSTKSGLDPGGVWQAWGMASLKAGNLSGAREKFTRCLKPPVDRNQLNSGPLLLQEIVQHLETMVRPSLAMELEDALCEVSPVERPEGLMQNSVLHQECLYYLNTYGTHLGLISFYMRHDYVTEALAYLLKRECPEEVFLEGVLQPSLERGHLSKLQGILEKQDPSLETCSRYLIASCQFLQRRGYYHSLYQFQQFMTDHVRAAMTCIRFFTHRASSYLQLGEKQRWLVRAKEHLRTYLQEQQGRGSGRRRSQPNSFRKMMSSSDVSRHMNTIELQLEVTRFLHRCENAASSKAPQTNLSAPSSLPTLFGGSPMKVEVACKVMLGGKNIEEGFGIAYRVIQDFQLEAQAVYVRAGQWLIRRKQYASVRQLLKCVGESGTATKNDCDALILNYISCAEKGPADAKELESLILEIKSTESKIKAFLMCSKLRPAYLLAVKLETSRAGPLVQDVLQAAEGAQDSVMQNICRQWLAEHNKSSQPRQGRTR